The Stigmatopora argus isolate UIUO_Sarg chromosome 1, RoL_Sarg_1.0, whole genome shotgun sequence genome segment GCACCAGAATTTGCTGACatgtttttaactcattgaatgccattgacagtgatggacatccaatccatttggaagaGGAGGGCTCaagtctatcgctgtcaacggGAGCAAATGAGGTAATCCTTAGcccttatatatttatttattacatgtTACAAATTTCCTGGAACTTTACATGAATAACGCAACATTgattattatcatatttttgGGCCAGTGAAGTATTCTGTAGTGATCCACTTAGAGGCAGGGGTGCAAAACATCTGGCGCACATGCTAGAAATGGCCTATCAGAGGGGTCCGATCTAGCCCGTGGGCATCTGTTTTTCACTTGGTGACCAcggaaaataaaatgtaaatgacaTCTTCCATGTAATGTCATGTATAATTTAAATTACTCTATGAATATATGGCCTTTGATTTTACATGTAACTCTATCAAAAAACTTAGTCTTGttctatattgattttttttcaaacattataaaatatatacgtatatgtaaatatatatatatatatatatttgcagtaTTTTGCCCATATTCTTGCAGCTGGGAAACCATTAATCTCCTTTGTGAATGGTTCTCACTTTCTGTGATTGAGGTTTTCAAGATTTCCAGATGAACAGAGAAATACATGTCAAGCTAATCTTAAAATGTTGgataataaatgtatatatacatacacatacacatttgtAAATTGCCAGACTAAATCGATAAATTGACTCCTAGGGTTAAAAAATGGGTTCGTTTTCATTTTAGACCGCTGAAATGTTTTGCAACAAAACCTTTAGAACAGTCGTTATTAATGGCCACAAATATATGAATCCATATGTGGCCCCTTGAACTAAAGGTCATTTGACAGCCCTGCTCGCTGGCTTCATATAATACAGTACTGCATTCTTTTGTTTGCAACCACAGATATAAGATTGACCTTCTCATATAGCAGCAAAAGACCACAAATTCCATCagttttgtttgaacaaaatatCCTCACTTGCATAAACTGATAGATTACTAAAACATCACATTAACGCCtccaaattgagtttttttaaaaatataaaagcctAAACCTAGCcccatttttttgcgtaataggGAACCTAATGCCGATATGGAAACACACACATAATGATTGAATTCATTTTGCtggtaagcaaaaaaaaattaagatatagtggtgccttgagatacgaatgGCAAACGCGCTCGTATCACAAATGATTTGtgcccattgaaatgaatggaaataccTTTGACCTGTTTTGGCCTTTTGCCTAAAAGGGGAAAAGCGCGATTAAATTGCCCTTTTCAAAAACAGACCAATAACATAATAAATGGAGTTCAAAGAATTAAATAGGCAAGTTGACAATCTGCATGATGATTCAAAGCGGCATTTCCTTCTGTCAGTTCGGCCACCGGGAGACACTATAATACAATTAAGCCATGCCGATACAAAAAAAGTTTCACAACTACTGTGACTCAGTAAGATGCTGTAATATTAGTCAGAaagtggtgtgtgtgtatgtgtgtatgtgtgtatgtgtgtgtgtgtgcatgtgtatgtgtgtgtgtgtgcatgtgtgtacgtgtgcatgtgtgtacgtgtgcatgtgtgtatgtgtgcatgtgtgtacgtgtgcatgtatgtatgtgtgcatgtgtgtacgtgtgcatgtgtgtacgtgtgcacgtgtgtacgtgtgtgtatgtgtgtgtatgtgggtgtgtatgtgtgtgtgtgtacgtgtgtgtgcatgtgtgtgcatgtgtgtacgtgtgcatgtgtgcatgtgtgaatgtgtgcatgtgtgcatgtgtgcacgtgtgtacgtgtgtgtgtacgtgtgtgtgtacgtgtgtatgtgtgcgcatgtgtgcatgtgtgcatgtgtgcacgtgtgcatgtgtgcacgtgtgcacgtgtgtacgtgtgtgtgtgtacgtgtgtgtatatgtgtgtgtgtatgtgtgtgtatgtgtgtgtatgtatgtatgcgtgtgcgtgtgtgcgtgtgtgcgtgagtAAGGATTCACTCATTCTCCAgccaataccatttttttttcaaggcatTACTAATTGTGATATTTGGCATAGTCAAATTCTTATATTGAGAAAGTTAAAGAATGTCATGAATAAAATGACTTGTTTCAGTCCCATAACCTTTACAAAAATTTACATTTGGCAGGGTATTAGACCATTTTGAATTCTTTAAGTATTTGTGAACTTTACaacaaactgaagaaaaaaaatcattgaaatttcttgggaatattttatttgtgtaagCCATTAGTCATgtgtttattgtaaaaaaaaaaaaggaaaaaagtaataataatcatttcaaaaattagaaaaacgatttttaaaaaattgatgaACTTTGATATCTGCTGGTTAATGAGTTGTGTCCTAGTTATGtgatctttttattatttttctgccATTTAGTCAACTATCCATTGCTTAAGTGTTCTaaaacagtggtccccaaccaccggtccgtggaccgTTACAGGTCCGTgagccacctggtgccggtccgtcagcttaataaatattaaagttTTCAATATCGCCcttctacttgaaatgagaaaaattgttataataattaataattgctattatgcttggaatttttttttttgccgtcgtggaCGTTGTTCGTTGAActgaccccacccccccacaatTTCGTCTTAATTTTTTTGCCCTTCCCATTAGCCGATCcgtgagaaaatagaaagagttTTACCGGTCCTCTGtcagaaaaaggttggggaccgctgttCTAAAAGCATGAGTATCAATGTTAATTGTTAGCATATATAAATAGTATATGCAGTTGTATCTTAGCATTACGCCAGTAGGACTTgtcttttttggggagggggatTTCTTTCGACAGTTATTTGACAGTTCGGAATACGTAAGGTgccatttttcatttgttttatctTCTAAATGAAAGTTAACTTCATCTGAGAGCTAGAAAGATTttgatgcagattttttttcaacatctgCTAAAAAGTTCACTGCCGCCATAGAGCAGTCTAAGCAGAGGTTGAACAGGACATATCGAAACACTCCCAAATGagtcactcgtatctcaagccaCAGCCGAACGTTGCCAAGCCGAGATGGGACGTAAATGACGAGAACTTTGGCAGTGACGTGTTGCTTTTCTGCAGAATTTGAAGTTCCATACCCTCAGTGGAATCCACAtgtttcacacattttttttcctaacacACCTTTGCGGGATTATCAAGGAGTATCTCGAGTCAAAGCCAAGGGTGAATTCAGTCACGTGTCTGCGTTCTTCTCCATTTAAGGACCTTCTAGGTCACATTCTTTTCTCAAGGCCAAGATGCCGTGGCCTTCAGAGAACAACACAGGCTAATTTCTAGACGAGGAGGGGCTTGAGTTCACATTTGTCTTATTGCCGAGACCTCGGCGAGCAACTAGTGTCCACCGCCGCTTCGCTTCTCTCCGCTCACCCAGTCCACGCAGATAAACGACAAACTGACCACCATGAAGATGAAGCCCAAAGCGGCAAAGCACGCAGCCTGCAGGAGAAAACAGCGCTtgtgaaatcaaatcaaatcaaaagcctttattgtcatcatacacagctgcgtagtataacgaaattggtggtacacggtcgattgttcgccggtcttttggtcgccgatcttttggtcgccggtcttttggtcgcccggaaggtaagtgataattaccatttaaatcgttgctcaaattccctaaatacaaactgtgaattactatttagtcatacttgatgccctggtaattattaggctaaagaaaagctccaaatttcccggacttttattgttttttgttggagaactaaaagaccggcgacccaaagaccggcgaccaatcgaccgcacacgaaattggtggtgctactccacaaagtacgttttcccagtaaaaaaaaaaaagcagatgttcataaataacaataagactgagaaaacaaaacaccaaactggagagcaaagagccgctgcacccgtgcgtgccgccatcttggatcgtGAATGGCAACTTTTGGACAACGCAGACGGTTTGTACCTGAATTTTGGGCCTGGACAGCAAAGGTTCTTGGTCTTTGGGAACGATTCGTATGTAAAAGATCCCAGGCAGGATGAAGATGAGGCTAGGGGCCGAAGTAGCTCCTGAGGAGATATAAAGAAAGGTCTTTCTTTCACGGAGGACATTCTGAGCAGCGGGGACAAGACAACCAATAAAAACGTACCGATAAGTCCGAAAATGTCTCGGATGGAGGGCACAAAAATGACAAGTAGGTTGACCACAATGAGGAGGAAGAACGCGATGGCGATGTGTCTGGCCCAGTGGAACGGCTTGTCGGGACACAAGATCTGGAGGATGGCCCTGCGGATCTAAGAGAAACAGACTAGAATGCAATTTTTGCTGCCAGCTAAACAAGCACTGAGATAGACCCGCTCCCCAACAGCAGGAACATAACAGACCCACTCAAAAGCCACTATTCTCATAGACAGCAGGCAGGCATAAGATCTTAAAAACGCTCAAATGAAAAATGCGCAAGCCCAGGTGCGTGCAAGAAAATTTTGAACAGGAGGGTAGCTTCAGAGACATGTTTAAATATGATCCAGAAACACACACGGTGATGAAGGGCAACCAAACAAaagttgatgaaaaaaaacataaacaaatgtgAACGAGTTGTGCTGAACATCCAAATAgagctgaaaaaaaagattgatgcCATTGCCCTCATGGCTCATTTCTCAATCCTCCTCAGTTTACTCTCAATTTGATGGACGAGCTCAGATATTCTCATGAAACCAGCAGGTTGATTTTTGTTCTTCTTGTGGCTTAGTGTAAGCTCGTTTGGCTCATTGACTGCATTTAATGACGGATCGTCAATAACACTGAAACATATTCATTCACGGTTAGTctttccagtttaaatgaatctaGCAACTACTTTTATAAATGGCATGCAAAAAGttaaatactatttaaaaaaaaaatagtgttactTGCTGCCGAGACTAGTCTGTACGTACATCATTCATTTAATGTTGATgaatattatattcatttttcaatttattttttaaggataaaaaaaatatgaaaaaataaaatgctcaataaaaaaactaatattgtAACAATgagtatatacatataatctAGGCCACCTATTGGTGTAGTggttaataattaaaaaaaggtctcAGAAGGTCAACTTTGGAAATGCTGCCCACCATAGTCACTACTGTCCCTGAGAGGGTTAAATTGCTTGTCACTCTGAGTTCTATTTCTTCTGAAAACGGCCGCAACTGAAAGCGTGGACGTAActttatagtaagacttttaccGGGAAGAGAACCACGGGCACAGTCAGCGTGACGGCCACGAGCACGGCCAAGCGCACGCAAAGCATCAGCACGTCGAGGGGGTCAACACGGATGTACGTGTGCAAAAGTTCAGACTCCACGGCACctgcagggggaaaaaacaagcaGCCTTTGACGTCCTTTTCAGTCTCGGCCCTCATTCAGTACACTTCAAAATGTAGACCGACTCGAAGGTGAACAACAAGCGGTTCATTCATTTGAACTTATCGTTCACAGCACACCAACAAGTTGATCTTTCAGTCTTACCGAAGAACGTGAGGTAGCCAAAAAGCGCTGTGAGCAGGTACATGACGAACATGGCCAAGATGGAAATGTTGGCGACATTCTGCATACGCTTTTTGGTGGGACTGTGGGGAAGAAGTCAATAATTCATTTCGCTTTATTTAGAAGTGATGAGTTATCACATTGGTAAAATCCAACGGGAAAAAAACGTGACTTACTCTCGCAGTTCCGTGTAGATAGGCAGAACTTCAGGGTGGCAGACAAACGCAAAAGCCAGAATTGGGATGGTATACGCCGTCTGAAAGCACATCATATCAAATTATTGTTACTTtttatcatgttgactactaatttactatattgactactaatttattatgctgactactaatttattatgttaactactactacttattaattacattgactactacttattatgttgattaCTTATTATTGTGCACTTtcccacttatttatgttgttgactacttattatgttgactacgtattatgttgactacttatttattgttattatttattgagtatttatttgtctgtttggtagttgttgttatttgtgcactttgtggtgaagctttaaatctcattctgcttgtataataacaatcaaagcattcaattaaattagtGACAACCATCAGCTATTACGATAGGAAAGGTGAGAAAAGTTGCACCTGCATCCACAAATTTTAAAATCacagaaattacaaaaaatatcatatacgtacgtattcatttttttgttcttattgctgtatttttttttaaaatcacgatttttttcccccccaattcAACATTCATGACTGCTGATTTTGTTGTTGACTTTGTGCTGTTGTTCTTGAATAGTAAtcacaaaaagggaaaatatattTGGATATTAATTTGTCTTCATGCTGTTCTACTTGCAAAGGCAACTGAAGAAGTGAAACCATTTGGGTCACCTGTGAGTTCATGGTGAATAGCTTGGCATCACAAAAGTCTTCCGCGACTTCTGTAATTGTGCTGTTGTCGGCAACAAGTGTTTCGTTCAGATGAATGTCCTCCAGTGGACACGGGATGTTGAATTTCTTATAGATCACCTGGTGGGGGACGGGAGAATCCCATTCATTCGGAGTTTCGCAGCTCCCCCGATTGGATTGAAAAGTTGGACTCACCGAAATGAGAAAAAACACCATGCATGAAAGAGAGAAGCCGCTTGTATATCCCAGATAACctgaaggaggaaaaaaatggacttgaCTGAACTTGAGAGTCATTTCAAACAAAAGCTACATAATATGTAAGTTCTGACCACATATGTGCAAGCGAGACCATGAAGGAGGGAGGAAATGTGATGGCCGCTAGTGAAATCGTACCAAGTTGTTTCATGAGGGCAAGGGGAAGGATGATGGCAGCGCTAACAATGATGATCAAGTAGTTTCCATTCAAGAACCACTCCCTGAGACCATACAAATTACAATCAGTGAACTAATGCATGAAGAAGTTGTCTTTGAATTCAACTCATGGTTGACACTCACCCTGTGTTTTCATGCTTGCCAAGAAAAGCCTGAATTACCAGAGGGAGCTCGGATTTGACGATAAAGAGGTAGCTGGACATGGCTGGGAAAACAAAAAGTGGTTCAGTCCGATCCTTCTATTTTTATCGTGAGAGAGCAAATAATGGCGTGCAACCTCCAATGTTGTGTACTGTGATGATGCTCCCCGCCAGAATTTTCCCTGGCGAACCAAATGCTCGGTTGCCAAGCTGCTCGTATGCTCGGATGCCTGGAAAATACTCAAAACGTTACCGAGGCAGCCACCAAATTGCACTGTGCAATGGGGGTGTGCAAACTGGATGATAAGTAAGTCATTAGTAGATTAGTTTGTGTCTGTTGTTAACTTTATTATCCACTGTGGGCCTTGGCAAAGTGGACCACGGGCCGCACGTGGAACCTCCACCGCCATTTGAACACCCCCACTGTCAGATGTGATGAATCCTCCTACCAACAACTCCCGCACTTTTCAGAAGCAGGTGGATTGAATACGCGGAAAGAATAGCAATGAACACCAACAGGATtctgaaaaacacacacatttatttgacttgatatatagtatatatagcgATATGATGCAATGGTATGGTATACTGATTTTGGCAATGATTAATTTTGCTTTTCGTTGACTCATTGGCTCATGTACATATCAGATGTTATTTACCGTTTTATGACTGTGGGCCTAAAGTTTTATCTGTAAATGTGCATTGGAAaccaaaaaatatgaataacgaGTACGAGTAACTTTATCATTGCTTGTCAAAGTCAACTGTGTTAATTGTGTTTGCACCAAACATACATTTGGCAATTGTtcaacatgtaaaaaaataaaaaaatgctattaacAACAACAGTACTGTGAAACTTCAAGGGATAACTCTCTTTTCTTCCCCCCTCCCCCTGCTGCCACACGAATGATCCTTGGATCTGCTGGCTATATTTAACTCCTTAAATCTGATTTAGGGAAGCTGTGTACGTGCACACACTTGCATTAGAGCTCATTGTTTAATACAATTCCTCCAAAGTACAAGCTACATGCTGCAGAACATATATTTTGCGTGTTACATGTACCCCGCCTACGAACACACCCGCACGTCATGCATTTCTTTTGCTCTTTATAAGTGCtgtgttattttaaatgtaaacctGGAAGTAGTATTGTGGAATTAGATCTAATGAAAATCTCTATCCTAGTACGTATAAGTACAGCATTAGTGCATTCGATCTAATGCCacaatagtacagtggtacctcgacatacgagcaccttgacatacgagcatttcgagagtaaaatttcgagcaaataattatctctagatacgagaaaatttttgagatacgagaaagccaggtggccaagacatgagaggctgtttatcattgtagcgtcttttatgccgcatctctttcgtgtataacagatatctacgagcactgggcggagagttgcatttttttcagtgtttttttccgtcactcagcgcgaatgccggagcgatcgctaatacaaggagtatagtatattacttctcgttggctgcgcataagaacatcaggggcactgtctctctcccctgcaactcctcgtgtaatatctttggtcgcaactatacctctttgtaatgtctctgcgagcactgggcggagcgttgcattttttcagtgtttttcccccccttagcctgttagctcccgttagcggagcgatcgctaattcaagactacttctcgttggcaagtggttgtgcgttatcctattgtgaggacatttgtgtgcatcattttcggaatattttgaagggaatacaacagcaaacagcccatcgatagcgaacgtgaggttggaggcggggcaaacagccaacccggccaggagaaggtataaaaatgtaaaacaaaattagaattatgtttagtgtaaggttagattaaacttatttttgattgtCTGCATcgaaatccaagttcatttacatttgtttatgttatattatgattcaccggtgcaaaaagtaatattaaaccactagttatgtgttactttgttaatagaatggcgattagaagaaataaaacatttttttccaatctaatatcctgttcttggtgttttttttcagaatattggaacgaattaatttgtttttagttcatttcaatgggaaacgttcgttcgagttacgagaatatcgacatacgagcgcagtcccggaacgaattaagcttgtatctcgaggtaccactgtaaagtgTTCACTCCTTGTTAGAACTCGGCGATGAGTAGAGCAGGTGAGGCAGGTCTCTTTGATGATGTTTAGGGTTATAGCTTTTGTGGGCCATACTTACATAAAAAGAAGGATTCCAGTGTTGGACATGGCAAAGGCCAATCCCAGAATTCCACTGCCCATTATGGCGTTgctgaggttgaaaatggaCATTCCGAATGAAGTCTTCCCTTCAAACTGCACCGAGTGGACACCAGACACAAAAGTAAGGGATCCAGTAATATATATCACTAATTAGTTTAAAAGTggggctatatatatatatatatatatatatatatgtatatgtatatgtatatgtatatgtatatgtatatgtatatgtatatgtatatgtatatgtatatgtatatgtatatgtatatgtatatgtatatgtatatgtatatgtatatgtatatgtatatgtatatgtatatgtatatgtatatgtatatgtatatgtatatgtatatgtatatgtatatgtatatgtatatgtatatgtatatgtatatgtatatgtatatgtatatgtatatgtatatgtatatgtatatgtatatgtatatgtatatgtatatgtatatgtatatgtatatgtatatgtatatgtatatgtatatgtatatgtatatgtatatgtatatgtatatgtatatgtatatgtatatgtatatgtatatgtatatgtatatatgtatataaatgatgtatatacacatatgtatatacatcatttttttaaattgtcttacTCCTACAGAAAAAACAATGTATTGATGGGCAGATTCATTTATGGGACTTTTCTTTGGCTTGCTCAATGGGTACAATGAATTACAGGAAAACATCTGACTGGTTTAAAAGACTTAATCATTTTGTATTAGTGACAGTTAAAAGAAAGGAATTACAATGCCTGgcaaacaaaacatgaatttaAAGAATATCTGCAGTATAGGAGCAAAATTATCTGATACATGATGCCTACTAACGTTGCATAAAATTTCTCACTAGACTTTGACTTAGcatgcaatttttttcaaaatgattctATTAAACCAGCTTGGCAATTAATCTGTCTGACCCATGTGAAAGACTAAAACAACTCACATCTGTGAAGTGTGTTTCTtttttggcaccaattttatgCGGGAGGAATTCGTCATGTTCAGCCATGGCGTCCAGCCCATCAAAGCTACAATGCAAATAAAGGACATGGTGAACACGCCTGCGGAGGGGCTAATAAAAATAACGGCAGTTTGTAAGCGGATCTGTGAAAGAGCTTTTATGActtttatcaacaagaatctgTTTGACTTTGGTTGGTTgacctttctttttgtttgcgACTTCCCTCCATCCAGTTCACGCTCATCTAATGATTACATCCCACTGACATCCGATAGCCCCCATTCAATGATCAATCAATAgggtttaaaaacaaataaatatgaatgaattaTGTGTAATTCAGTGTCTTGCCCGAGTACACCCTAGCAGCAAACAGGTGCAGGATTGGAACTGCCAACCCTTCAGACACTATAACAGTCAAGCCAAAGTCTCACTCTGTGCATAACTATATGGTTGTATATAAAAGGTCTATAATTTCACAGTAAAGACAGtgtctttttcatttaaatataatCTTTTCGGATTCATCTTGGCCAACATGTCAGAAACTTTGATTATCCTGACTGGCGCGGTCACATTTGGTTGAGGCGCCTCCacaaatgtttttcttcctGTTAGAAGCATGTATATATTGTGGTTTTATCTTATCATAAGAAGGCGGAAACGCTTCATTTGGGAATTTTCGAACAAAGACATGTAAAAGTGAGATTACAATGATCCATTCGGTGAAAGCATATAACTTTGTGTCATTTTTGTCCGTTGTTTGTGGTGTTTTGTTCTCTATTTATGTGTAAATCTTACCCGTCTTCTCGACTGTAGCCGTTAATTTTCTGAAGCTCCATTCTAATGCAGAGCGGAGGTGGATTTGGTGGACTGATTAAATCCTCTGCGAGCTCTAAGGGCAGAAAAACAGACTCATTTAATTTAGGACACTTCCTGTAATCCTATATAGAGGCAGCCATTATTTAGGCATGCTTAGCTTTAGATGGGATTCTTTTAACACTGCATGAGTTTCCGTCCAACCCAACGTGGATGCAGTATAATATGcacaaaaagagaaagaaatatTGCATTAATGACAGTAATTTCCAGGGTAAGGAATTTCTTATGAATCCTGAAAATATCATATCCATTTTTGtataattttataatatttatcAATATTGTAGTCTGCCAAGATTCAATTTTTACTCCTTTCTATTTACAGATTTACACATTTTGCCTAGAGCAATAcaatattaaaagaaatggacattttaaacaattttgttAGTGAAGTATTTCTC includes the following:
- the LOC144073110 gene encoding sodium-coupled neutral amino acid transporter 3-like encodes the protein MELQKINGYSREDGFDGLDAMAEHDEFLPHKIGAKKETHFTDFEGKTSFGMSIFNLSNAIMGSGILGLAFAMSNTGILLFIILLVFIAILSAYSIHLLLKSAGVVGIRAYEQLGNRAFGSPGKILAGSIITVHNIGAMSSYLFIVKSELPLVIQAFLGKHENTGEWFLNGNYLIIIVSAAIILPLALMKQLGYLGYTSGFSLSCMVFFLISVIYKKFNIPCPLEDIHLNETLVADNSTITEVAEDFCDAKLFTMNSQTAYTIPILAFAFVCHPEVLPIYTELRDPTKKRMQNVANISILAMFVMYLLTALFGYLTFFGAVESELLHTYIRVDPLDVLMLCVRLAVLVAVTLTVPVVLFPIRRAILQILCPDKPFHWARHIAIAFFLLIVVNLLVIFVPSIRDIFGLIGATSAPSLIFILPGIFYIRIVPKDQEPLLSRPKIQAACFAALGFIFMVVSLSFICVDWVSGEKRSGGGH